One Chitinivibrio alkaliphilus ACht1 DNA segment encodes these proteins:
- a CDS encoding phosphotransferase: MDWAGTAGSGRAFYRITTTGNRRCILMVWNPHDPDWDFFLALHETNAITEFSPALLGYDRPLGVLLVADGGARRLKDILFSYENEAERLALLKDTFALLHRWHTKMPRDGVLGSRAFTTEYFLWESSYCKTHCTELFPHLRPIFNVEWDTECAQLAQKAASHEPVLVHRDLQSENILVQDGEITFVDIQGARLGPAYYDVASLLYDPYIAPVYTETLRISLKEYLRQCYPRFSEELFAVCAMQRLLQALGAYANLYQNKQKHWYAAYIYPAAMQLEKICEEKGYSAIAAAMRALSLECTAFLTKK; this comes from the coding sequence ATGGACTGGGCGGGAACCGCCGGCTCTGGACGCGCATTTTACCGCATTACAACCACAGGAAATCGACGTTGTATTTTGATGGTATGGAATCCCCATGATCCTGACTGGGATTTCTTTCTTGCACTTCACGAAACAAACGCTATTACCGAGTTTTCTCCTGCCCTGTTGGGGTACGATCGTCCCCTTGGGGTTCTCCTTGTGGCAGATGGTGGCGCGCGACGTTTAAAGGATATTTTGTTTTCCTATGAAAATGAAGCTGAACGACTCGCCCTTCTTAAAGATACCTTTGCTCTACTTCATCGATGGCATACCAAAATGCCTCGTGATGGCGTTCTTGGCAGTCGTGCCTTTACAACAGAGTATTTTTTATGGGAAAGTTCTTATTGTAAAACTCACTGTACGGAACTTTTTCCGCACTTACGGCCTATTTTTAATGTGGAGTGGGATACAGAGTGCGCCCAGCTTGCTCAAAAAGCCGCCTCCCATGAACCGGTATTAGTGCATCGAGATTTACAATCTGAGAATATCCTGGTACAAGATGGTGAAATAACCTTCGTGGATATTCAGGGAGCACGCCTTGGCCCTGCTTACTATGATGTGGCATCTCTTCTGTATGATCCGTACATTGCACCTGTGTATACAGAGACTCTTCGCATATCTCTTAAGGAATATCTTCGTCAGTGTTATCCAAGGTTTTCAGAGGAACTATTTGCTGTGTGTGCCATGCAACGTTTGCTGCAGGCACTTGGGGCCTATGCAAATTTGTATCAAAACAAACAGAAGCATTGGTATGCTGCCTATATATATCCGGCTGCGATGCAGCTTGAGAAAATATGCGAGGAAAAAGGGTATTCTGCAATTGCAGCGGCAATGCGCGCTCTTTCTCTGGAGTGCACAGCTTTTTTAACAAAAAAAC
- a CDS encoding nucleotidyltransferase family protein, producing the protein MIGYVLSAGFGTRLQPLTDMIPKGLVPVCGIPLAEIALRYFRKNGIDDLAINLHYHADILDMYVQRLPYSVSTFHEYPEILGTGGALYNARSFLETQESFAVLNADIITAAPLMELRDKFEKSSATVALICEKGGVAPSVVSHKGMYCGTTQAPFEWGEDRDSFIGLALYKKKALSYMTSGDFSVVPVWERMVQAGERVEVWADEDLYWRDTGTPGELLQAYQDIFDKKIPFDFPLGMHVDFERKLAWHDSLTSGLFTDASAYVWAEQVAATTISAQQSVFMSGVCVEDRLYSRKIVAPWCEVSG; encoded by the coding sequence ATGATTGGGTATGTCTTATCAGCCGGTTTTGGAACTCGGCTGCAACCACTAACCGATATGATACCCAAGGGGCTGGTACCGGTATGCGGTATTCCTTTGGCAGAGATAGCCTTGCGTTATTTCAGGAAAAACGGCATTGATGATCTTGCCATTAATCTTCACTATCATGCTGATATACTCGATATGTATGTTCAGAGGCTTCCTTATTCGGTTTCAACATTTCATGAGTACCCTGAAATACTCGGCACAGGAGGAGCGTTGTATAATGCTCGGTCTTTTTTAGAAACCCAAGAGAGTTTTGCCGTTTTAAACGCTGATATTATTACGGCTGCACCCTTGATGGAACTGAGAGATAAATTTGAAAAGAGTTCTGCCACAGTAGCATTAATTTGTGAGAAAGGTGGAGTTGCACCTTCTGTCGTTTCTCATAAGGGAATGTATTGTGGGACAACTCAAGCCCCCTTTGAATGGGGAGAGGATCGTGATTCTTTTATTGGTCTAGCACTTTACAAGAAAAAAGCTCTTTCTTATATGACATCCGGTGATTTTTCTGTGGTTCCTGTGTGGGAACGTATGGTACAAGCGGGAGAACGGGTTGAGGTATGGGCAGATGAAGATCTCTACTGGCGTGATACAGGAACACCGGGGGAGCTTCTTCAAGCATATCAGGATATTTTTGATAAAAAAATACCCTTTGATTTTCCCTTGGGAATGCATGTTGATTTTGAGAGAAAGCTTGCGTGGCATGATTCTCTTACGTCAGGGTTGTTCACGGATGCTTCTGCCTATGTATGGGCAGAACAGGTTGCTGCCACAACAATTTCAGCACAGCAGAGTGTTTTTATGAGTGGGGTGTGCGTCGAAGATCGATTGTATTCACGGAAGATTGTTGCCCCGTGGTGTGAGGTTTCTGGATGA